From Nitrospirota bacterium, the proteins below share one genomic window:
- a CDS encoding prepilin peptidase: MISAVAFVVGLLVGSFLNVCIVRLPRGGSIVTPPSHCPRCQGGIRFYDNIPLLSFLLLRGKCRNCGEPISWQYPFVELVNALFFVWIVSEFGISGEAFLMMALCSSLIVITVIDYHHLIIPDSITLPGMLVGLSLAPFFMSPLGDPLPFHLDSLIPHAGPYLTGFLNSLIGLVLGGGPLLAIGWIWEKLRHVEAMGGGDVKLMGMVGSFLGWKGALLTIMLGALAGSVVGVLLIVLKRHKMEKFIPFGPFLAIGAVASAFHGPSIVLWYLGLFRV; the protein is encoded by the coding sequence ATGATCAGTGCGGTTGCGTTTGTCGTTGGCCTGCTCGTGGGAAGCTTTCTGAATGTCTGCATCGTGCGCCTGCCGCGCGGCGGTTCCATCGTCACCCCGCCTTCCCATTGCCCGCGTTGTCAAGGCGGGATACGGTTCTACGACAATATACCGCTTCTCAGTTTTCTACTCCTGCGGGGTAAATGCAGGAATTGCGGAGAGCCCATCTCCTGGCAATACCCGTTTGTCGAGCTGGTGAACGCGCTGTTCTTTGTCTGGATCGTCAGCGAGTTCGGTATCAGCGGAGAGGCATTCCTCATGATGGCCCTCTGCTCGTCCTTGATCGTCATCACGGTTATCGACTACCACCACCTGATCATCCCCGACAGCATTACCCTGCCGGGCATGCTCGTCGGCCTTTCACTCGCGCCGTTCTTCATGTCCCCGCTCGGCGATCCGCTGCCGTTCCACCTCGACAGCCTTATTCCCCACGCCGGGCCGTACCTGACGGGTTTCCTGAATTCTCTCATTGGTCTGGTCCTCGGCGGAGGCCCGCTCCTCGCAATCGGATGGATCTGGGAAAAGCTCCGGCACGTCGAGGCAATGGGCGGCGGAGACGTGAAACTCATGGGCATGGTGGGCAGCTTCCTGGGGTGGAAGGGCGCTCTCCTTACCATCATGCTCGGCGCGCTGGCAGGATCCGTGGTCGGAGTTTTACTGATCGTTCTGAAGAGACATAAAATGGAAAAGTTCATTCCCTTCGGACCGTTCCTTGCGATCGGCGCGGTAGCGAGCGCGTTCCATGGCCCTTCCATCGTTTTGTGGTATCTCGGACTGTTCCGCGTATGA
- a CDS encoding type II toxin-antitoxin system VapC family toxin yields the protein MSILIDTDVLIEYLRDNEKIVKKFTEVYKREKKLCFSPITRAEIVAGLRRGEEGITTKLFGLMECLKIDDTIGHKAGEYMKSYRASHSTEIADALIAATAHVTDLPLWTLNKKHYPMKDIVFFA from the coding sequence ATGAGCATCCTGATCGATACCGATGTCCTGATCGAGTATCTTCGGGATAATGAAAAGATTGTAAAAAAGTTTACCGAAGTCTATAAACGGGAAAAGAAGCTGTGCTTCTCCCCGATCACGAGAGCGGAGATCGTCGCTGGATTGCGAAGGGGCGAGGAAGGGATCACAACCAAACTTTTCGGACTCATGGAGTGCCTTAAAATTGACGATACAATCGGACATAAAGCAGGCGAATATATGAAGTCATATCGCGCCTCACATAGTACGGAGATCGCCGATGCCCTTATCGCCGCTACCGCCCACGTTACCGACCTTCCTCTCTGGACACTGAACAAGAAGCATTATCCCATGAAAGACATTGTGTTTTTCGCATAA
- the recG gene encoding ATP-dependent DNA helicase RecG, producing the protein MDNLKTILDRIRKPLTFAARDDFAHIKSLTAMEPFIQSQVEDLKQIVKDHDEIAKMENLFAGFDALSLEKKKDRIVTAVAVIDAFEQNEKKTDGGKAPVVIPPHPPKEAAPQTGEAGTVLRLDAPIQYCKGVGPKRAELLQKLGITTIEDALSYLPWRYEDRGNLKKIGRLTYGSFETVSGEVVSADVVQTKRQRVKVFELVITDKSGMLVGSWYNQAFMKKTFRPGQRVILSGVVKSNPYRSGLPQIDNPEFEIMGEDESDDLIHAGRTVPIYRATSGLSVRAIRTMMKTILDSCAGSVREALPDFLIQKYSLMSSLEALSEAHFPTKEKDLVVLNRGTSAAHRRLSFEELFSLELGLALRKRGVVVEKKGITFRSLTLLETALRRDLPYKLTAAQERVIGEIKKDMTADRPMNRLVQGDVGCGKTVVALIASLMAVENGYQACIMAPTEILAEQHFKNITDMVSSLKISVRSLTGRMKKKEKESLLGEIGSGAAQIVVGTHALIEQNVKFARLGLAVIDEQHRFGVMQRSTLTSKGYEPDVLVMTATPIPRTLALTVYGDLDVSVIDEMPPGRIPIITRLYFENRRKDAYQFIESELAKGRQVYVVYPLVEETEKSDLKAATEMAAHLQADIFPNWKVGLLHGRMKGEEKEAVMTSFKAGAIHLLVSTTVIEVGVDVPNAGVMAIEHPERFGLAQLHQLRGRVGRGEKQSYCILMGPRMFAEEARERLNAFTRTNDGFMIAEEDLRLRGPGEFFGTRQSGLPDLRAANIIRDADLLEKARTEAFELVQQDPTLEQYPQLRELLKRKWQGRLGLISVG; encoded by the coding sequence ATGGACAACCTCAAAACCATCCTTGACCGGATCAGGAAACCGCTGACTTTTGCGGCACGGGACGATTTTGCCCATATTAAAAGCCTGACAGCCATGGAACCTTTCATTCAATCCCAGGTCGAGGACCTGAAACAAATCGTGAAGGACCATGACGAAATAGCCAAGATGGAAAATCTGTTTGCCGGATTCGATGCGCTTTCATTGGAAAAGAAAAAGGACCGGATCGTCACGGCAGTGGCGGTGATCGACGCATTTGAGCAAAATGAAAAAAAGACCGATGGAGGCAAGGCGCCAGTTGTTATTCCCCCTCACCCCCCGAAAGAGGCTGCGCCTCAAACGGGGGAGGCCGGCACGGTTCTGCGGCTCGATGCCCCCATCCAGTACTGCAAAGGCGTCGGCCCCAAACGGGCTGAACTGCTCCAGAAACTCGGTATCACTACGATCGAAGACGCGCTTTCGTATCTCCCGTGGCGTTACGAGGACCGGGGAAATCTCAAAAAGATCGGCAGACTCACCTATGGTTCTTTTGAGACAGTGTCCGGCGAGGTTGTATCCGCCGACGTGGTCCAGACCAAACGGCAACGCGTTAAGGTCTTCGAACTGGTGATCACGGACAAGAGCGGAATGCTTGTTGGTTCGTGGTACAACCAGGCCTTTATGAAAAAGACATTCAGGCCCGGCCAAAGGGTAATTCTCTCGGGTGTCGTGAAGTCCAATCCCTATCGGAGCGGTCTGCCTCAGATTGACAATCCGGAATTCGAGATCATGGGTGAGGACGAATCGGATGACCTGATCCACGCCGGCAGGACCGTTCCGATCTACCGCGCCACCTCGGGATTGTCGGTCCGCGCGATCCGCACGATGATGAAGACCATCCTGGATTCCTGCGCGGGATCGGTGCGGGAAGCACTGCCTGACTTCCTGATCCAGAAATACTCACTCATGTCCTCTCTTGAAGCATTGTCAGAAGCGCACTTCCCCACAAAAGAAAAGGACCTTGTTGTCCTGAACCGCGGCACGAGCGCGGCCCACCGACGCTTAAGCTTCGAGGAACTGTTCTCACTGGAGCTGGGGCTCGCGCTCAGGAAGCGGGGAGTGGTCGTTGAAAAGAAGGGGATAACGTTCAGATCGCTCACGTTGCTCGAGACAGCGCTCAGAAGGGACCTGCCCTACAAACTGACGGCCGCACAGGAGCGGGTGATCGGCGAGATCAAAAAAGACATGACCGCGGACCGGCCCATGAACCGGCTGGTGCAGGGTGATGTGGGCTGCGGCAAGACCGTGGTCGCTCTGATCGCCTCGCTCATGGCTGTGGAGAATGGATACCAGGCTTGTATCATGGCGCCGACGGAGATCCTTGCCGAACAGCACTTCAAGAATATCACGGACATGGTCTCGTCACTCAAAATATCCGTCCGCTCGCTTACCGGCCGCATGAAAAAGAAGGAAAAAGAATCACTGCTGGGAGAGATCGGGTCCGGCGCGGCGCAGATCGTGGTCGGCACCCACGCGTTGATCGAACAGAACGTGAAGTTCGCCCGCCTGGGACTCGCGGTCATCGACGAACAGCACCGTTTCGGCGTGATGCAGCGTTCCACGCTCACGTCCAAGGGGTATGAGCCGGATGTGCTGGTCATGACTGCAACGCCGATCCCGCGCACGCTCGCGCTTACGGTCTACGGCGATCTCGACGTGTCCGTGATCGACGAAATGCCGCCGGGCAGGATCCCGATAATCACCCGTCTTTATTTCGAGAACCGGAGGAAGGATGCGTACCAGTTCATCGAAAGCGAGCTTGCGAAAGGACGGCAGGTATACGTGGTGTATCCGCTTGTGGAAGAGACGGAAAAGAGCGATCTGAAGGCAGCGACCGAGATGGCAGCGCATCTCCAGGCGGACATCTTCCCGAACTGGAAGGTAGGGCTTTTGCACGGCAGAATGAAGGGCGAAGAGAAAGAAGCCGTCATGACGTCCTTTAAAGCGGGAGCAATACACCTCCTGGTCTCGACCACGGTGATCGAGGTCGGCGTGGACGTGCCGAATGCCGGGGTAATGGCGATCGAACACCCCGAGCGGTTCGGTCTGGCGCAGCTCCATCAGCTTCGGGGGAGGGTCGGCAGGGGCGAAAAACAATCCTATTGCATTCTCATGGGACCGAGGATGTTCGCGGAAGAAGCGCGTGAGCGGCTGAATGCCTTCACCCGCACGAATGACGGCTTCATGATCGCCGAAGAAGACCTGCGGCTGCGCGGTCCCGGAGAATTCTTCGGCACGCGCCAGTCTGGCCTGCCGGACCTGCGAGCGGCGAACATCATTCGTGACGCGGACCTGCTCGAAAAGGCAAGAACAGAAGCCTTTGAACTGGTCCAACAGGACCCGACACTCGAACAGTATCCGCAGCTCCGTGAACTTCTGAAGCGGAAGTGGCAGGGCAGGCTCGGACTGATATCCGTGGGTTGA
- a CDS encoding Ig-like domain-containing protein gives MIRIKIFTFCIAIVSVLTAVPGLMGCNQHSSTLESVSITPAAQSMVKGTTQQLTAIGTFSNGMNLTWSQVVTWSSDNTAVATVSNTAGSNGIVTSVDIGTAAITAYDAANNISGTARIDVTVPEAISVIPTNPYMALGATHQFAAIALFSNGTVTQVITTFAKWTAISTGDATIIDTPGVIGNGIVSAGTVTGTTVIQASDPTMSGATGATTLTVTSTPLTAIALDPINPIVSMSTTTLRFTAIGTFQDGQTTQTLTPSVTASWNWSSSNTGIVTIDNTGLARVVAAGTVTITAKDPITGVSGNTTLTLQ, from the coding sequence ATGATACGCATAAAGATTTTCACATTCTGTATCGCGATAGTTTCAGTGCTTACAGCGGTTCCGGGGCTGATGGGCTGCAATCAGCATAGCAGCACCCTCGAATCAGTCTCCATCACCCCGGCCGCTCAAAGCATGGTGAAAGGAACGACGCAGCAGTTAACAGCAATCGGAACGTTTTCGAACGGTATGAACCTTACCTGGTCGCAGGTCGTTACCTGGAGCTCGGACAATACCGCGGTTGCTACCGTCAGCAATACGGCAGGCTCAAACGGCATCGTCACGTCAGTGGATATAGGCACGGCTGCTATTACGGCGTATGACGCGGCAAATAATATCTCCGGGACTGCCAGGATCGATGTCACCGTTCCTGAAGCAATTTCGGTAATCCCAACCAACCCCTATATGGCACTCGGGGCAACACACCAGTTTGCAGCCATAGCATTATTTTCCAACGGAACGGTCACGCAGGTCATAACAACGTTCGCAAAATGGACCGCTATATCTACCGGGGATGCAACCATCATCGACACCCCGGGAGTAATCGGCAATGGCATTGTCTCCGCAGGTACGGTAACCGGGACAACGGTCATTCAGGCAAGTGATCCGACGATGAGCGGGGCCACCGGCGCAACAACGCTCACGGTCACCAGCACGCCGCTCACAGCCATCGCGCTCGATCCTATCAATCCGATAGTTTCCATGAGCACCACGACGCTGCGGTTTACGGCGATAGGAACGTTTCAAGATGGTCAGACGACGCAGACCCTGACGCCGTCAGTGACAGCATCATGGAATTGGAGCTCATCGAATACCGGAATTGTAACGATAGACAATACAGGCCTTGCCCGGGTAGTAGCCGCGGGCACTGTCACGATTACAGCAAAAGACCCGATAACAGGCGTATCAGGAAATACGACATTGACGCTGCAATAA
- a CDS encoding ATP-binding protein codes for MTSQPFFILMLGVLIVVIGSMLLWSIARRYRRELGMQNVEREKTTDTSFIINAFQEVTKQLKEKEKELERLRALAEQRAENIETYNENILQCVTNGVMTFDKECHLATINRAALEMLCLHREQAMGKTAQELFGDSEIARMVHETLEKRVPSARMETMLDRPGGKLWLGYNTAVLMDRQAAALGVIVSFSDLTEVKRLLEQVELRERLTALGEMSAGIAHELRNPMAVISGYLTLLSKKNDPAGQETIRSIANEINGMNRIIGDLLTFARPASLNRVKVTIKEMITSCMAAVLQAKGGNSRIETILKLADAEVSVDEVLMRQAFSNLLQNAVEAMPDGGTLTIEAKTNRDLKIVVRDTGIGIPSDKLKKIFLPFFTLKDTGVGMGLALVHKIVTSHGGRIEVKSREGQGTEFVVTLPKG; via the coding sequence ATGACGTCTCAACCCTTTTTCATACTGATGCTCGGCGTTTTGATCGTCGTGATCGGATCGATGCTCTTGTGGAGCATTGCGCGTCGGTATCGCCGCGAACTCGGCATGCAGAATGTGGAGCGCGAGAAGACCACCGACACCTCGTTCATCATCAACGCCTTCCAGGAAGTTACCAAACAGCTCAAGGAGAAGGAAAAAGAGCTGGAGCGGCTCAGGGCACTTGCGGAACAACGCGCCGAGAACATTGAAACCTACAACGAAAATATTCTCCAGTGCGTCACGAACGGAGTAATGACCTTCGATAAGGAGTGTCATCTTGCGACGATCAACCGCGCCGCTCTGGAGATGCTCTGTTTACATCGGGAACAGGCCATGGGGAAGACCGCTCAGGAGTTGTTCGGAGACAGTGAGATCGCGAGGATGGTGCACGAGACGCTTGAGAAGAGAGTCCCGTCTGCGCGGATGGAGACGATGCTTGACAGGCCCGGCGGCAAGCTCTGGCTGGGTTACAATACTGCCGTGCTCATGGACCGGCAAGCGGCCGCACTTGGTGTTATCGTTTCCTTCTCGGACCTTACGGAGGTCAAGCGGCTTTTGGAACAGGTGGAGCTTCGGGAACGCCTGACCGCGCTCGGTGAGATGTCGGCAGGCATTGCGCATGAGCTCAGGAACCCCATGGCGGTCATCTCGGGATATCTCACGCTGCTGTCGAAGAAAAACGATCCGGCCGGTCAAGAGACGATACGGAGCATCGCGAACGAGATCAACGGCATGAATCGGATCATCGGAGACCTGCTGACCTTCGCGCGTCCGGCATCGCTCAACCGGGTTAAGGTCACCATCAAGGAAATGATCACGAGCTGTATGGCCGCGGTCCTGCAGGCCAAAGGCGGGAATTCACGGATCGAGACAATATTGAAACTCGCGGATGCCGAGGTCTCCGTTGATGAAGTCCTGATGCGGCAGGCGTTTTCCAATCTTCTTCAGAACGCGGTCGAGGCCATGCCGGACGGAGGTACGCTTACCATTGAGGCGAAGACGAATCGTGACCTCAAGATCGTGGTTCGCGATACGGGCATTGGCATACCTTCCGATAAATTGAAAAAGATATTCCTTCCCTTTTTTACCTTGAAAGATACGGGTGTGGGCATGGGGCTTGCCCTTGTACATAAGATTGTTACCTCCCATGGCGGTCGCATCGAGGTGAAGAGCAGGGAAGGGCAGGGAACGGAGTTTGTGGTAACGCTGCCGAAAGGATAA